A single genomic interval of Helianthus annuus cultivar XRQ/B chromosome 13, HanXRQr2.0-SUNRISE, whole genome shotgun sequence harbors:
- the LOC110899510 gene encoding uncharacterized protein LOC110899510 encodes MPPHRKNPPPLPPPPTGRTTLSSCIVATIFLTFITIIILIIFFTLFKPQPPTISLTAVKLPSFSVTNATVTFTLSHYVAVYNPNHGVFTHYDTSVHLLFAGDQMGFLFVPAGKIEARRKVYLAATFSVKSFPVDLDRVNGFGVGLGLEVELRMEMAGRVRVMHFFMHDVEAKVECKVAIGISDGSVLGFRC; translated from the coding sequence ATGCCACCACACCGGAAAaacccaccaccactaccaccaccaccaaccggCCGTACAACTCTATCATCATGCATAGTAGCCACCATCTTCTTAACCTTCATAACAATCATAATCCTTATCATCTTCTTCACCTTATTCAAACCCCAACCCCCCACCATCTCCCTCACCGCCGTCAAACTTCCGTCATTCTCCGTCACCAACGCCACCGTCACCTTCACCCTCTCCCACTACGTCGCCGTTTACAACCCCAACCACGGCGTCTTCACCCACTACGACACCTCCGTACACCTTTTGTTCGCCGGAGATCAAATGGGGTTCTTGTTTGTTCCCGCCGGAAAGATTGAAGCTCGCCGGAAAGTGTACTTGGCTGCCACTTTTTCCGTCAAGTCTTTTCCGGTGGATTTGGATCGGGTTAATGGGTTTGGGGTCGGGTTGGGTTTGGAGGTTGAATTGAGGATGGAGATGGCGGGTCGGGTCAGGGTTATGCATTTTTTTATGCATGATGTGGAAGCTAAGGTTGAGTGTAAGGTTGCTATTGGGATTAGTGATGGTTCTGTTTTGGGTTTTAGATGTTAG
- the LOC110899509 gene encoding UDP-glucose 4-epimerase GEPI48: MAPPHCVLVTGGAGYIGSHTVLQLLLAGYKTVVIDNLDNSSRVAVNRVQELAAHHAVNLIFHKIDIRDKPELEKLFASTKFDAVIHFAGLKAVGESVQKPLKYYDNNVVGTLTLLEVMEAHGCKKIVFSSSATVYGWPKEVPCTEDFPLSAANPYGRTKLMIEDIFRDIYASDSEWKMIMLRYFNPVGAHPSGYIGEDPLGTPNNLMPFVQQVAVGRLPALKIFGTDYATKDGTGVRDYIHVSDLANGHLAALRKLSDPDIGCEVYNLGTGRGTSVLEMVAAFEKVSGKEIPIVIAGRRPGDAEAVYASTAKAERELNWKAENGIEEMCRDQWNWASKNPYGYQSK, from the exons ATGGCGCCACCGCATTGCGTTTTGGTCACCGGTGGTGCCGGTTATATTGGCAGTCACACCGTGCTGCAACTGCTGTTAGCCGGTTACAAGACGGTTGTCATTGATAATCTTGATAATTCTTCACGGGTTGCTGTTAATCGAGTTCAAGAACTTGCTGCTCATCATGCTGTTAACTTAATTTTTCATAAG ATAGACATCAGGGACAAGCCCGAGTTAGAGAAGCTTTTTGCCTCCACAAA GTTTGACGCGGTTATACATTTTGCTGGATTGAAGGCTGTTGGTGAAAGTGTGCAGAAGCCATTGAAGTACTACGATAACAATGTTGTCGGTACTTTAACTCTGTTGGAAGTTATGGAAGCTCATGGATGCAAAAAG ATTGTGTTTTCATCGTCAGCTACTGTTTATGGTTGGCCAAAAGAGGTACCGTGCACAGAAGACTTCCCGTTATCTGCAGCCAACCCATATGGACGAACCAAG CTCATGATTGAGGATATTTTTCGTGATATATATGCTTCGGATTCCGAATGGAAAATGATAATGTTACGGTATTTCAACCCAGTGGGGGCACATCCAAGTGGATATATCGGTGAAGATCCTCTCGGAACCCCAAATAATCTTATGCCGTTTGTCCAGCAAGTAGCTGTCGGCAGGCTACCTGCTCTCAAAATATTCGGAACCGATTATGCAACCAAAGATGGAACCGGG GTACGCGATTACATTCATGTTTCGGATTTAGCTAACGGGCATCTGGCTGCGTTGAGAAAACTCTCGGATCCTGATATAG GTTGTGAGGTCTACAACTTAGGAACTGGTCGAGGAACATCTGTTTTGGAGATGGTGGCAGCCTTTGAAAAGGTCTCGGGAAAG GAAATTCCTATAGTGATAGCTGGACGCAGGCCTGGTGATGCTGAGGCCGTGTATGCTTCAACCGCCAAAGCCGAGCGTGAGTTGAACTGGAA GGCAGAGAACGGGATTGAGGAGATGTGCAGGGACCAGTGGAACTGGGCCAGCAAGAACCCATACGGTTACCAGAGCAAATAA